In one Paramormyrops kingsleyae isolate MSU_618 chromosome 18, PKINGS_0.4, whole genome shotgun sequence genomic region, the following are encoded:
- the LOC111837033 gene encoding specifically androgen-regulated gene protein isoform X1, with product MQRAPGVPPRPCSGVMPKSAVWPGSMTVEGIPSVAYDGSCDSAVSLGPALSNGSLEDLSAAERECLMFLEETIESLEAEEDHASSSITDSPTFETPALSWSLDPPGWEGDGGTGVQELRDPLPPAPHMGHSDRTIHPGVDVSPLKATQLNTELPDQPRSTAESQNHEGQDSVPPEVSLELIPPPLDFRDDPLEQKDPVIRGPLIHNDLQKLQNQASLKKSPPVSPDPKGKPLPEHTLNGSMPSSPTEVVPMHELGEQKSSPPTVAPKPKKLPSNIILKSHKTPGSSQDSASPTNSTTTSPSERLVMDPQKVRMEALRKIGLLKADDVDCGVTHSPGHSPKSYRFFQLPTPPISPSSTFLQSSDVNIVPASASTFKELHEARDRPALPGGHQEQVNKPVNFPGVKSASLERSPCSPRRHQAGRGSFGSHQGPSKAIGNGSPSSEHNSRPRPASLGNRHDLRGNISLPNTDAKASEVRDREKVAPQYVLGPPKLPRSQGVSVVISPRGDVGEARREALRKLGLLKH from the exons cagagggcgccggGAGTGCCGCCACGCCCTTGTTCTGGTGTGATGCCAAAGAGTGCCGTGTGGCCAGGCAGCATGACTGTGGAAGGCATCCCCAGCGTGGCCTACGATGGCAGCTGTGACAGTGCGGTCAGCCTCGGCCCTGCCCTT agCAACGGCAGTCTGGAGGACCTGTCTGCGGCGGAGAGGGAATGCCTGATGTTCCTGGAGGAGACCATCGAATCCCTAGAGGCTGAGGAGGATCACGCCTCGTCCAGTATCACGGATAGCCCGACGTTCGAGACACCGGCCTTGTCTTGGAGTTTGGACCCACCCG GATGGGAAGGCGACGGGGGTACAGGGGTGCAAGAATTAcgagaccccctcccccctgccccgcACATGGGACACAGCGACCGCACCATTCATCCTGGAGTAGACGTCTCACCGCTGAAAGCGACACAATTAAACACAGAACTGCCTGACCAACCAAGGTCCACCGCAGAAAGCCAGAACCATGAAGGTCAGGACAGTGTCCCACCTGAAGTCAGCCTGGAGTTGATCCCACCTCCGTTAGACTTCAGGGATGATCCATTGGAGCAGAAAGATCCAGTCATCAGGGGTCCACTTATCCACAATGACCTTCAGAAACTGCAAAATCAAGCCAGTCTCAAGAAATCACCTCCTGTATCTCCTGACCCCAAGGGGAAACCTCTTCCTGAACATACCCTCAATGGCAGCATGCCATCTTCGCCTACTGAGGTTGTACCCATGCATGAGCTCGGTGAACAAAAGAGCAGCCCACCCACGGTGGCCCCCAAGCCCAAGAAGCTGCCTTCCAACATCATCCTGAAGAGCCACAAGACACCAGGGTCCAGCCAAGACTCTGCATCTCCAACAAACAGCACAACTACTTCCCCCAGCGAGAGGCTGGTGATGGACCCACAGAAGGTGAGGATGGAGGCCCTACGTAAAATTGGCCTTTTGAAGGCTGATGACGTTGACTGTGGGGTCACCCACAGTCCTGGCCACTCCCCCAAGTCTTACAGATTTTTCCAGCTCCCTACCCCACCCATCAGCCCTTCCTCCACCTTCTTACAGTCGAGCGATGTTAACATTGTTCCAGCATCTGCCTCGACCTTCAAGGAGCTCCATGAAGCGAGAGACAGACCAGCTCTTCCAGGGGGGCATCAAGAGCAGGTCAACAAGCCTGTGAACTTTCCTGGGGTCAAATCTGCATCCTTGGAGCGAAGCCCCTGCAGCCCTAGAAGGCATCAGGCCGGTCGTGGCTCCTTTGGCAGCCATCAGGGCCCCTCCAAGGCCATCGGCAACGGCTCCCCGTCCTCCGAGCACAACTCAAGGCCTCGACCCGCCTCTCTAGGCAACAGGCATGACTTAAGGGGCAACATTTCGCTGCCGAACACAGATGCTAAGGCATCAGAAGTCAGGGACAGGGAGAAGGTGGCCCCCCAATACGTGCTGGGCCCCCCCAAGCTCCCGCGCTCGCAGGGTGTCAGTGTAGTGATCAGCCCCCGCGGAGATGTGGGCGAGGCCCGCCGAGAGGCACTAAGGAAGCTGGGGTTGCTAAAGCACTGA
- the LOC111837033 gene encoding specifically androgen-regulated gene protein isoform X2, giving the protein MRAPGVPPRPCSGVMPKSAVWPGSMTVEGIPSVAYDGSCDSAVSLGPALSNGSLEDLSAAERECLMFLEETIESLEAEEDHASSSITDSPTFETPALSWSLDPPGWEGDGGTGVQELRDPLPPAPHMGHSDRTIHPGVDVSPLKATQLNTELPDQPRSTAESQNHEGQDSVPPEVSLELIPPPLDFRDDPLEQKDPVIRGPLIHNDLQKLQNQASLKKSPPVSPDPKGKPLPEHTLNGSMPSSPTEVVPMHELGEQKSSPPTVAPKPKKLPSNIILKSHKTPGSSQDSASPTNSTTTSPSERLVMDPQKVRMEALRKIGLLKADDVDCGVTHSPGHSPKSYRFFQLPTPPISPSSTFLQSSDVNIVPASASTFKELHEARDRPALPGGHQEQVNKPVNFPGVKSASLERSPCSPRRHQAGRGSFGSHQGPSKAIGNGSPSSEHNSRPRPASLGNRHDLRGNISLPNTDAKASEVRDREKVAPQYVLGPPKLPRSQGVSVVISPRGDVGEARREALRKLGLLKH; this is encoded by the exons agggcgccggGAGTGCCGCCACGCCCTTGTTCTGGTGTGATGCCAAAGAGTGCCGTGTGGCCAGGCAGCATGACTGTGGAAGGCATCCCCAGCGTGGCCTACGATGGCAGCTGTGACAGTGCGGTCAGCCTCGGCCCTGCCCTT agCAACGGCAGTCTGGAGGACCTGTCTGCGGCGGAGAGGGAATGCCTGATGTTCCTGGAGGAGACCATCGAATCCCTAGAGGCTGAGGAGGATCACGCCTCGTCCAGTATCACGGATAGCCCGACGTTCGAGACACCGGCCTTGTCTTGGAGTTTGGACCCACCCG GATGGGAAGGCGACGGGGGTACAGGGGTGCAAGAATTAcgagaccccctcccccctgccccgcACATGGGACACAGCGACCGCACCATTCATCCTGGAGTAGACGTCTCACCGCTGAAAGCGACACAATTAAACACAGAACTGCCTGACCAACCAAGGTCCACCGCAGAAAGCCAGAACCATGAAGGTCAGGACAGTGTCCCACCTGAAGTCAGCCTGGAGTTGATCCCACCTCCGTTAGACTTCAGGGATGATCCATTGGAGCAGAAAGATCCAGTCATCAGGGGTCCACTTATCCACAATGACCTTCAGAAACTGCAAAATCAAGCCAGTCTCAAGAAATCACCTCCTGTATCTCCTGACCCCAAGGGGAAACCTCTTCCTGAACATACCCTCAATGGCAGCATGCCATCTTCGCCTACTGAGGTTGTACCCATGCATGAGCTCGGTGAACAAAAGAGCAGCCCACCCACGGTGGCCCCCAAGCCCAAGAAGCTGCCTTCCAACATCATCCTGAAGAGCCACAAGACACCAGGGTCCAGCCAAGACTCTGCATCTCCAACAAACAGCACAACTACTTCCCCCAGCGAGAGGCTGGTGATGGACCCACAGAAGGTGAGGATGGAGGCCCTACGTAAAATTGGCCTTTTGAAGGCTGATGACGTTGACTGTGGGGTCACCCACAGTCCTGGCCACTCCCCCAAGTCTTACAGATTTTTCCAGCTCCCTACCCCACCCATCAGCCCTTCCTCCACCTTCTTACAGTCGAGCGATGTTAACATTGTTCCAGCATCTGCCTCGACCTTCAAGGAGCTCCATGAAGCGAGAGACAGACCAGCTCTTCCAGGGGGGCATCAAGAGCAGGTCAACAAGCCTGTGAACTTTCCTGGGGTCAAATCTGCATCCTTGGAGCGAAGCCCCTGCAGCCCTAGAAGGCATCAGGCCGGTCGTGGCTCCTTTGGCAGCCATCAGGGCCCCTCCAAGGCCATCGGCAACGGCTCCCCGTCCTCCGAGCACAACTCAAGGCCTCGACCCGCCTCTCTAGGCAACAGGCATGACTTAAGGGGCAACATTTCGCTGCCGAACACAGATGCTAAGGCATCAGAAGTCAGGGACAGGGAGAAGGTGGCCCCCCAATACGTGCTGGGCCCCCCCAAGCTCCCGCGCTCGCAGGGTGTCAGTGTAGTGATCAGCCCCCGCGGAGATGTGGGCGAGGCCCGCCGAGAGGCACTAAGGAAGCTGGGGTTGCTAAAGCACTGA
- the LOC111837033 gene encoding specifically androgen-regulated gene protein isoform X3 — MPKSAVWPGSMTVEGIPSVAYDGSCDSAVSLGPALSNGSLEDLSAAERECLMFLEETIESLEAEEDHASSSITDSPTFETPALSWSLDPPGWEGDGGTGVQELRDPLPPAPHMGHSDRTIHPGVDVSPLKATQLNTELPDQPRSTAESQNHEGQDSVPPEVSLELIPPPLDFRDDPLEQKDPVIRGPLIHNDLQKLQNQASLKKSPPVSPDPKGKPLPEHTLNGSMPSSPTEVVPMHELGEQKSSPPTVAPKPKKLPSNIILKSHKTPGSSQDSASPTNSTTTSPSERLVMDPQKVRMEALRKIGLLKADDVDCGVTHSPGHSPKSYRFFQLPTPPISPSSTFLQSSDVNIVPASASTFKELHEARDRPALPGGHQEQVNKPVNFPGVKSASLERSPCSPRRHQAGRGSFGSHQGPSKAIGNGSPSSEHNSRPRPASLGNRHDLRGNISLPNTDAKASEVRDREKVAPQYVLGPPKLPRSQGVSVVISPRGDVGEARREALRKLGLLKH; from the exons ATGCCAAAGAGTGCCGTGTGGCCAGGCAGCATGACTGTGGAAGGCATCCCCAGCGTGGCCTACGATGGCAGCTGTGACAGTGCGGTCAGCCTCGGCCCTGCCCTT agCAACGGCAGTCTGGAGGACCTGTCTGCGGCGGAGAGGGAATGCCTGATGTTCCTGGAGGAGACCATCGAATCCCTAGAGGCTGAGGAGGATCACGCCTCGTCCAGTATCACGGATAGCCCGACGTTCGAGACACCGGCCTTGTCTTGGAGTTTGGACCCACCCG GATGGGAAGGCGACGGGGGTACAGGGGTGCAAGAATTAcgagaccccctcccccctgccccgcACATGGGACACAGCGACCGCACCATTCATCCTGGAGTAGACGTCTCACCGCTGAAAGCGACACAATTAAACACAGAACTGCCTGACCAACCAAGGTCCACCGCAGAAAGCCAGAACCATGAAGGTCAGGACAGTGTCCCACCTGAAGTCAGCCTGGAGTTGATCCCACCTCCGTTAGACTTCAGGGATGATCCATTGGAGCAGAAAGATCCAGTCATCAGGGGTCCACTTATCCACAATGACCTTCAGAAACTGCAAAATCAAGCCAGTCTCAAGAAATCACCTCCTGTATCTCCTGACCCCAAGGGGAAACCTCTTCCTGAACATACCCTCAATGGCAGCATGCCATCTTCGCCTACTGAGGTTGTACCCATGCATGAGCTCGGTGAACAAAAGAGCAGCCCACCCACGGTGGCCCCCAAGCCCAAGAAGCTGCCTTCCAACATCATCCTGAAGAGCCACAAGACACCAGGGTCCAGCCAAGACTCTGCATCTCCAACAAACAGCACAACTACTTCCCCCAGCGAGAGGCTGGTGATGGACCCACAGAAGGTGAGGATGGAGGCCCTACGTAAAATTGGCCTTTTGAAGGCTGATGACGTTGACTGTGGGGTCACCCACAGTCCTGGCCACTCCCCCAAGTCTTACAGATTTTTCCAGCTCCCTACCCCACCCATCAGCCCTTCCTCCACCTTCTTACAGTCGAGCGATGTTAACATTGTTCCAGCATCTGCCTCGACCTTCAAGGAGCTCCATGAAGCGAGAGACAGACCAGCTCTTCCAGGGGGGCATCAAGAGCAGGTCAACAAGCCTGTGAACTTTCCTGGGGTCAAATCTGCATCCTTGGAGCGAAGCCCCTGCAGCCCTAGAAGGCATCAGGCCGGTCGTGGCTCCTTTGGCAGCCATCAGGGCCCCTCCAAGGCCATCGGCAACGGCTCCCCGTCCTCCGAGCACAACTCAAGGCCTCGACCCGCCTCTCTAGGCAACAGGCATGACTTAAGGGGCAACATTTCGCTGCCGAACACAGATGCTAAGGCATCAGAAGTCAGGGACAGGGAGAAGGTGGCCCCCCAATACGTGCTGGGCCCCCCCAAGCTCCCGCGCTCGCAGGGTGTCAGTGTAGTGATCAGCCCCCGCGGAGATGTGGGCGAGGCCCGCCGAGAGGCACTAAGGAAGCTGGGGTTGCTAAAGCACTGA